The region ATGATAAAATCGGGGCTTACCAGCTCCCCGGCCTGCCATGAGAAAAAACGACACCGGCGCCCCCGCGACGCCGACGATCCAGGTGATCGAGCGCATGTTCGCGCTGATCGACGTGCTGGCGTCCCGCGAGGAAGCCGTGTCGCTCAAGGAAATCAGCGAGAAGACCGGCCTGCACCCCTCGACGACGCACCGCATCCTCAATGACCTCGCGACAGGCCGATTCGTCGACCGGCCGGAGGCTGGCAGCTACCGCCTGGGCATGCGCCTGCTGGAGCTGGGCAACCTCGTCAAGGGCCGCCTCAACGTGCGCGACGCGGCGCTGACGCCGATGCGGGAATTGCACAAGCTGATCCAGCAGCCCGTGAACCTGAGCATGCGCCAAGGGGACGAGATCGTGTACATCGAGCGGGCCTATAGCGAGCGCTCGGGCATGCAGGTGGTGCGCGCCATCGGCGGGCGGGCGCCCCTTCACCTCACATCGACGGGCAAACTTTTTCTTGCCGCGGACGACGCGCAGCGCGTGCGTGCCTACGCGACTCGCACGGGCCTCGCCGGCCACACCCGCAACAGCATCACGCAGTTGCCGGTGCTCGAGCGCGAACTGTCGAAGGCGCGCCAGTACGGCATCGCCCGCGACAACGAGGAACTGGAGCTGGGTGTGCGCTGCATGGCGGCCGGCATCTACGACGACCAGAGCAGGCTCGTCGCGGGGCTGTCGATCTCCGCGCCGGCCGACCGGCTGGATGAAGGCTGGCTGACGAAATTGCAGGCGACGGCCAACGAAATTTCGTCGGCCTTGGGGCATCGCGCCCCTGCAACGCGGGCGGCCTGAGGCGCGCCTTAGCCGTTGACCTGGCGAATGACAGTGTTCACGCCGGGGACGACCACCGGGTTGGATTCCACCCACTTGCGAACGCGTTCCGCGTCGCCGATGCGGCTGAGCTTGCCCGCGGAATCCAGGAACACCATGATCAGCTTGCGACCGGCCACCTTGGCCTGCATGACGAGGCACTGACCCGCTTCATTGATGAAGCCGGTCTTTTGCAGGCCGATGTCCCAGGCGGGGTTCTTCACGAGGCGGTTCGTGTTGTTGAACTGCAGCGTGCGGTTGCCGACAGCGACCTGATGGCCCGGCGAGGTGGAGAAATCGCGGAGCACGGGATCGCCGTAGGCGGTGCCGACGAGCGTCGCGAGGTCATGCGCGCTGGACTGATTCTGGCTGGACAGGCCCGTCGGCTCGACGTAGTGCGTGTCCTTCATTCCGAGCGTCTTGGCCTTGGCGTTCATCAGCGCGACGAATGTCGCGAGGCCGCCCGGATAGGTGCGGCCGAGTGCGTGGGCAGCGCGGTTTTCGGAAGACATCAACGCAAGATGCAGGAGCTCACCGCGGGAAAGCACGGTGCCCACGCGCAGGCGGGAGCGGCTGCCCTTTTCCGTGTCGACGTCGTCCTGGGTGATGGTGATCATCTCGTCCATCGGCAGCTTGGCTTCGCTGATCAGCAGGCCCGTCATGAGCTTGGTGAGCGAGGCGATGGGCAGGACGGCGGAGTCGTTCTTGGACAGCAGTACTTCACGCGTGTCCTGGTCGATGACCAGGGCGACGCTGGACTTGAGGTCCAGCTGGTCGGACACGGAGTGCAGGCCGGCCAATTGGCCGTATGAGGGCCGGGCGGGAACTGCAGCCACTCGAATCACGGAGCGCTTGCCAACGGCAAACGAGCGAGAAACGCGCTTGGGCGTTACCTGGGATTTCTTGCTGGCGGCGACCTTGCGAGTGGCGGCCTCGGCATGCGACGGAACCAGTGCCACAGCGAGAGCTGCCAAGGCCACGGATTGCAGGAAACGGGTGAGGATCTTGCTCATCGCCAACGAAGCTTTTTGGTGCATCCAGAAACTCCTAAAACGCCACAAAACGGCTCGAAGTTGACCGGGAGAGAAAATATTACACAAGATCAATGACTTATGTAACTTTCTTCAATCGATACACCAAATTATAGGGAAACGGCTCAGCCTTGTGCAGCCACTCGATCAGATTTACTTTGTAACTTGTTGAGTGCACTGAGATAAGCCTTCGCGGAGGCCACGACGATGTCCGGGTCCGCGCCCACACCGTTGACCACGCGGCCGGAGTTCTGGAGGCGGACTGTCACCTCGCCCTGACTTTCGGTGGACCCGCTGATGGCGTTGACCGAGTACAGCACCATCTCCGCCCCGCTCTTGACGTGGCTTTCGATCGCCTTCAGCGAGGCATCGACCGGACCGTTGCCGTCCGATTCCCCGCGGACTTCCTTGCCGGCGACCGTGAAGACGACCGCCGCATGCGGCTTCTCACCGGTTTCACTGTGTTGCGACAGCGAGACAAAGCTGTACTGCTCCTTGTCGTGCGAGACGCTCTCGTCGCTCACCAAGGCCAGGATGTCCTCGTCGAAGATGTCGCTCTTGCGGTCGGCGAGTTCCTTGAAGCGCGCAAATGCGCTGTTGACGTCGGCCTCGCTCTCGAGCGAGACGCCGAGTTCCTGCAGGCGCTGCTTGAACGCATTGCGGCCCGACAGTTTGCCCAGCACGATCTTGTTGGCGCTCCAGCCGACATCCTCGGCGCGCATGATTTCGTAGGTGTCGCGCGCCTTCAGCACGCCGTCCTGGTGGATGCCGCTCGCGTGGGCGAAGGCATTGGCCCCGACCACCGCCTTGTTGGGCTGGACCACGAAGCCCGTGGTCTGGCTCACCATGCGGCTGGCAGCCACGATGTGCTTGGGGTCGATGTTGAGCTCGAGCTTGAAATAGTCCTTGCGGGTCTTCACCGCCATGACGATCTCTTCCAGCGAGCAGTTGCCGGCGCGCTCGCCCAGCCCGTTGATCGTGCACTCCACCTGCCGCGCCCCGCCGAGCTTCACGCCGGCCAGCGAGTTCGCCACCGCCATGCCCAGGTCGTTGTGGCAGTGGACCGACCAGATCGCCTTGTCCGAATTCGGGACCCGCTCGCGCAGGGTCTTGATGAACTGGCCGTACAGCTCGGGAACCGCGTAGCCCACGGTGTCGGGCACGTTGATCGTGGTGGCACCTTCCGCGATGACTGTCTCCAACACGCGGCACAGGAAATCCATGTCGCTGCGGTAACCGTCCTCGGGGGAAAACTCGATGTCCCCACACAGGTTGCGCGCAAAGCGCACCGCCTGCTTCGCCTGCTCGTGCACCTGCTCCGGCGTCATCCTCAGCTTTTTTTCCATGTGCAGGGGTGAAGTCGCGATGAAGGTGTGGATGCGCGCGCGCTCGGCGCCCTTCAGCGCCTCGGCCGCCCGCGAGATGTCGCGGTCGTTGGCGCGGGACAAGGAACAGATGGTGGACTCGCGGATGGCGTTCGCGATGAGCTGCACGGCTTCGAAGTCGCCGTTGGAACTGGCCGCGAAGCCGGCCTCGATCACGTCCACCTTCAGGCGCTCGAGCTGGCGCGCGATCCGCAGCTTTTCGTCTTTGGTCATGGAGGCGCCTGGCGATTGCTCACCGTCGCGCAGCGTCGTGTCGAAGATGATCAGTTGGTCTGCCATGTTGCTTCCTTGTTGTTGCGGCTGGCCTGCGCGCGCTGCACGCCCGAGACGATGGCCTTCAGCGATGCGGACACGATGCTCGAATCCATGCCGACGCCGAAGAGCGTCCGGTCGCCGACGCGCAATTCGAGGTATGCCACGGCCTGCGCGTTCGCGCCCGCCCCAATCGCGTGCTCATGGTAGTCCAGCACGCGGATCGCTTCGCCGCACGCGCTACCCAGCGCCTCCACGAAAGCGTCGATCGGGCCATTGCCCGCGCCGTGGACGGACAGGCGCTTGCCGGAGACTTCCACCTCCGCCGTCATCCGGACGAGCTGCCCGGTGCTGCCGCCGACGTCCTCCAGCACCTGGTGCTGTGGCGCCGCGATGCTTCGCACGCCA is a window of Caenimonas aquaedulcis DNA encoding:
- a CDS encoding IclR family transcriptional regulator, which encodes MRKNDTGAPATPTIQVIERMFALIDVLASREEAVSLKEISEKTGLHPSTTHRILNDLATGRFVDRPEAGSYRLGMRLLELGNLVKGRLNVRDAALTPMRELHKLIQQPVNLSMRQGDEIVYIERAYSERSGMQVVRAIGGRAPLHLTSTGKLFLAADDAQRVRAYATRTGLAGHTRNSITQLPVLERELSKARQYGIARDNEELELGVRCMAAGIYDDQSRLVAGLSISAPADRLDEGWLTKLQATANEISSALGHRAPATRAA
- the pbpG gene encoding D-alanyl-D-alanine endopeptidase, giving the protein MHQKASLAMSKILTRFLQSVALAALAVALVPSHAEAATRKVAASKKSQVTPKRVSRSFAVGKRSVIRVAAVPARPSYGQLAGLHSVSDQLDLKSSVALVIDQDTREVLLSKNDSAVLPIASLTKLMTGLLISEAKLPMDEMITITQDDVDTEKGSRSRLRVGTVLSRGELLHLALMSSENRAAHALGRTYPGGLATFVALMNAKAKTLGMKDTHYVEPTGLSSQNQSSAHDLATLVGTAYGDPVLRDFSTSPGHQVAVGNRTLQFNNTNRLVKNPAWDIGLQKTGFINEAGQCLVMQAKVAGRKLIMVFLDSAGKLSRIGDAERVRKWVESNPVVVPGVNTVIRQVNG
- a CDS encoding 2-isopropylmalate synthase yields the protein MADQLIIFDTTLRDGEQSPGASMTKDEKLRIARQLERLKVDVIEAGFAASSNGDFEAVQLIANAIRESTICSLSRANDRDISRAAEALKGAERARIHTFIATSPLHMEKKLRMTPEQVHEQAKQAVRFARNLCGDIEFSPEDGYRSDMDFLCRVLETVIAEGATTINVPDTVGYAVPELYGQFIKTLRERVPNSDKAIWSVHCHNDLGMAVANSLAGVKLGGARQVECTINGLGERAGNCSLEEIVMAVKTRKDYFKLELNIDPKHIVAASRMVSQTTGFVVQPNKAVVGANAFAHASGIHQDGVLKARDTYEIMRAEDVGWSANKIVLGKLSGRNAFKQRLQELGVSLESEADVNSAFARFKELADRKSDIFDEDILALVSDESVSHDKEQYSFVSLSQHSETGEKPHAAVVFTVAGKEVRGESDGNGPVDASLKAIESHVKSGAEMVLYSVNAISGSTESQGEVTVRLQNSGRVVNGVGADPDIVVASAKAYLSALNKLQSKSDRVAAQG